The Amblyraja radiata isolate CabotCenter1 chromosome 1, sAmbRad1.1.pri, whole genome shotgun sequence genome contains a region encoding:
- the LOC116975042 gene encoding interleukin-8-like — translation MDRAAGVTILILLLCAITAQGFPSLGFQGRCHCTRTRSVFIHPMFIRSLKYIPGGAHCETEIIITLRNKRKVCVNPDAKWVQALINDNKGPRKDK, via the exons ATGGACAGAGCAGCCGGTGTGACCATCCTCATCCTCCTTCTGTGTGCCATCACTGCACAGG GTTTTCCGAGTTTAGGATTTCAAGGACGGTGCCACTGCACTAGGACCAGATCTGTTTTTATTCATCCAATGTTCATCCGGAGCCTGAAATATATTCCAGGAGGAGCTCACTGTGAGACAGAGATAAT CATCACACTGAGAAATAAGAGAAAGGTGTGCGTGAATCCTGATGCTAAGTGGGTGCAGGCACTCATAAATGACAACAAAG GTCCCAGAAAAGACAAATGA